Proteins encoded by one window of Paenibacillus sp. DCT19:
- the rplU gene encoding 50S ribosomal protein L21 has translation MYAIIETGGKQYKVQEGDVLFIEKLAANDGESVTFDRVLAVSNDQGLTAGTPLVSGATVTAKVEKHGKGQKVVVYKYKPKKNYHVKQGHRQPYTKVTIEKIKA, from the coding sequence ATGTACGCAATTATTGAAACAGGTGGTAAACAGTACAAAGTCCAAGAGGGCGATGTTCTGTTCATCGAGAAATTGGCTGCGAACGATGGCGAAAGCGTAACGTTCGACCGTGTCCTGGCTGTATCTAACGATCAAGGTTTGACAGCAGGTACACCGTTGGTTTCCGGAGCTACTGTAACGGCTAAAGTGGAGAAACATGGCAAAGGTCAAAAGGTTGTTGTATACAAATACAAACCGAAAAAGAACTACCATGTGAAGCAAGGTCACCGTCAACCGTACACTAAAGTAACTATCGAAAAAATCAAAGCGTAA
- a CDS encoding Rne/Rng family ribonuclease, protein MKQMIVHNEHNLMQMALLEEGKAVEFTAERTRERGLLGSFFKGRVVNVLPGMQAAFVDIGQRKNAFLYVDDVLHPHLEKQPKVKPSISELLRPGQDVIVQVLKEPVGGKGARVTTHYSLPGRWLVYMPMADYIAVSKKIAREGDRSRLKALGDQLKRDEEGLIIRTVSAEEQREAIESDLETLREQWRLIREKANSLPSPSLLHRDQSMVQRIIRDVYTPGSDVVITDSEEQAREVTALLEEICPGHQPEVQVHRGSEPIFAAYGVQEQLNKDFARKVWLPGGGYIVIEHTEALTVVDVNTGKYTGAGGDSLEETVTETNMQAAIEIARLMRLRDIGGMIIVDFIDMTEASNRQEVSAALESELKKDRTKAFVMGWTKLGLLELTRKKVREESTLPYVELCTSCHGTGKRYISPLH, encoded by the coding sequence ATGAAACAAATGATTGTACATAACGAACATAACCTCATGCAAATGGCGCTTCTGGAAGAAGGCAAAGCTGTGGAGTTTACAGCAGAGCGTACACGAGAGCGAGGGCTACTAGGCTCCTTTTTCAAAGGGCGTGTAGTCAACGTATTACCGGGTATGCAGGCTGCTTTTGTGGATATTGGTCAGAGAAAAAATGCTTTCCTATATGTTGATGACGTGTTGCATCCTCATCTGGAGAAACAGCCTAAAGTGAAGCCTTCTATTTCCGAATTGCTTCGTCCAGGTCAGGATGTGATTGTTCAGGTTCTGAAGGAACCCGTAGGAGGTAAAGGTGCTCGGGTGACGACTCATTATTCTCTGCCTGGTCGATGGCTTGTCTATATGCCGATGGCAGATTACATAGCCGTGTCCAAGAAGATCGCCCGTGAAGGGGATCGTTCCCGCCTCAAAGCACTTGGTGATCAGCTCAAGAGGGATGAAGAAGGGCTTATTATCCGTACCGTATCTGCAGAGGAACAGCGCGAGGCGATTGAATCTGACCTCGAAACATTGCGTGAGCAGTGGCGTTTGATTCGTGAAAAAGCGAACAGTTTGCCTTCTCCAAGCTTGCTTCATCGGGATCAAAGTATGGTACAGCGAATCATCAGGGATGTGTACACGCCAGGCAGTGATGTAGTGATTACGGATAGCGAGGAGCAAGCCCGTGAGGTGACAGCTCTGCTTGAGGAGATCTGTCCAGGTCACCAGCCAGAAGTACAGGTACATCGGGGATCAGAACCGATATTTGCCGCTTATGGCGTGCAGGAGCAATTGAATAAGGATTTTGCTCGTAAGGTGTGGTTACCTGGAGGTGGATACATCGTCATAGAGCATACAGAGGCGCTTACGGTGGTCGATGTGAATACGGGCAAATACACTGGCGCGGGTGGAGATAGTCTTGAGGAGACCGTGACGGAAACGAACATGCAGGCAGCGATTGAGATTGCGCGTCTCATGCGGCTAAGAGATATCGGTGGCATGATTATCGTAGATTTCATTGATATGACGGAAGCCTCCAATCGTCAAGAAGTATCCGCAGCGCTGGAGAGTGAGCTCAAGAAGGATCGCACCAAAGCTTTTGTAATGGGCTGGACCAAGTTGGGACTGTTGGAGCTAACGCGTAAAAAGGTGCGTGAAGAGAGCACCCTACCTTATGTAGAGCTGTGTACATCTTGTCATGGAACGGGTAAAAGATATATTTCACCTTTGCATTGA
- a CDS encoding M50 family metallopeptidase, producing MIRLWGVRVSMHPFFVIIMLASLVTGHFIELITLFAIVFIHECGHAAAAALLGCRVVSIQMLPFGGVAVIEDGGKLTAWREIVIALAGPMQNILMVGVVLLLQYMHVGDPIFLSYIIQGNLLIALFNLLPILPLDGGKIVQALVSLVAPYYTTLMWTYRISILVSIGVIVYAVGRWIAGDYGLPLNILLVGLFLFYSNVTDYRNIPYRFIRFLMNREAAFVHHAAIGSLAQPIISFPAKPLDTILRLLKRERYHMVYVMNRQGRILAVLPEQRIISSYFKQNADKS from the coding sequence TTGATTAGATTATGGGGTGTCCGCGTTTCCATGCATCCATTCTTTGTTATCATCATGCTGGCTTCGCTTGTAACCGGTCATTTTATTGAGCTCATCACATTGTTTGCCATTGTGTTTATCCATGAGTGTGGACATGCGGCAGCGGCAGCTCTTCTGGGTTGCCGTGTTGTATCTATTCAGATGCTCCCTTTTGGTGGGGTAGCGGTAATTGAGGATGGGGGCAAACTTACGGCTTGGCGAGAGATTGTGATTGCGCTCGCCGGACCCATGCAGAACATATTGATGGTGGGCGTGGTATTGCTATTGCAGTACATGCATGTTGGAGATCCAATCTTCTTGTCCTACATTATCCAAGGGAACTTGCTTATTGCTTTATTCAACCTGCTGCCGATCTTGCCACTTGATGGTGGGAAAATTGTACAGGCACTAGTCAGCCTGGTCGCTCCTTATTATACAACCCTCATGTGGACGTACAGAATAAGTATTCTCGTCAGTATAGGGGTTATTGTATATGCTGTAGGGCGCTGGATTGCTGGCGATTACGGACTCCCCTTAAATATCCTGTTAGTGGGGCTGTTTCTGTTCTACTCCAATGTTACTGATTACCGGAATATTCCATATCGATTTATCCGCTTCTTAATGAATAGAGAAGCGGCTTTTGTCCATCATGCGGCTATAGGTAGTTTGGCGCAGCCGATAATCTCATTTCCCGCGAAACCTTTGGACACCATTTTGCGTCTATTAAAGAGAGAGAGATACCATATGGTATATGTGATGAATCGACAGGGGCGAATTTTAGCTGTGTTGCCTGAGCAACGGATTATCAGTTCCTATTTTAAACAAAATGCTGATAAGTCATAA
- a CDS encoding M23 family metallopeptidase, with amino-acid sequence MNAKLRIKQRREERIRRLLNDATREIIQEREVNSRTDANVWRKQPNEPVADRQNGFFNVKNSVAEQERDPEILWKKENGYYGSDHPVRFNLVKSFVRRTVISIVIFGAVWGLFQLNNTWSVSPKTVITDALHRDMDFASMAAWYNQNFGGPPSFLPVLGHTTDAVNGSGIRSLLAKPISGTIVQPFALSMKGVEIVPEAAGSSLIQVASSDAGRVLQVLGEAESGITVVIQHTGNVTAIYGRLHESEVEVNDWVEAGSPVGNLQSSNDGQPATLYFAVKEGEQYVDPAEVVALD; translated from the coding sequence ATGAATGCGAAACTCAGAATCAAGCAGAGAAGAGAAGAGCGCATCCGGCGTTTACTGAATGATGCAACGAGGGAGATTATTCAAGAGCGGGAAGTCAATTCGAGGACAGATGCGAATGTATGGAGGAAACAGCCGAACGAGCCGGTTGCAGATCGTCAGAATGGATTTTTCAATGTGAAGAATTCGGTAGCGGAGCAAGAGCGAGATCCGGAGATTTTGTGGAAAAAAGAGAACGGCTACTATGGATCAGATCATCCGGTTCGTTTTAATCTAGTTAAATCGTTTGTGCGTCGTACGGTGATTAGTATTGTTATTTTTGGTGCAGTATGGGGCTTGTTTCAGTTGAACAACACATGGAGCGTCTCCCCCAAAACAGTGATCACGGACGCTCTTCATCGAGATATGGACTTTGCCTCCATGGCCGCATGGTATAATCAGAACTTTGGCGGTCCGCCATCCTTTCTACCTGTGTTAGGACATACAACAGATGCTGTCAATGGCTCAGGTATTCGTTCACTATTGGCCAAACCGATCTCGGGAACCATTGTTCAGCCTTTTGCCTTGAGCATGAAGGGTGTGGAAATCGTGCCGGAAGCTGCTGGTTCAAGCCTCATACAAGTAGCCAGCTCGGATGCTGGACGCGTGCTTCAGGTTCTGGGGGAAGCGGAAAGTGGCATAACGGTTGTGATTCAGCATACGGGCAATGTGACTGCTATATATGGACGATTACATGAGAGCGAAGTTGAAGTGAATGATTGGGTAGAGGCAGGGTCTCCTGTGGGGAACCTACAATCAAGTAATGATGGACAACCCGCTACATTATATTTTGCTGTTAAAGAGGGCGAACAGTACGTAGATCCCGCTGAAGTGGTTGCCCTTGATTAG
- the minD gene encoding septum site-determining protein MinD: protein MGEAIVITSGKGGVGKTTTSANIGTALALLGKKVCLVDTDIGLRNLDVVMGLENRIIYDLCDVADGRCRLNQALVKDKRFEELYMLPAAQTRDKNSVSPEQVKDIILELKKDFEYVIIDCPAGIEQGFKNAVAGADQAIVVTTPENAAVRDADRVIGLLESSHIQSPKLVVNRIRNNMVKSGDMLDIDGILQVLNIDLIGIVPDDELVIKAANSGEPTVMNPDSNAAIAYRNIARRILGDTVPLMQLEQKKGAFTRFKKFFGMG from the coding sequence ATGGGAGAGGCAATCGTGATCACTTCGGGTAAGGGCGGCGTAGGTAAAACCACCACCTCAGCAAATATCGGGACTGCGCTGGCATTGCTCGGAAAAAAAGTTTGTCTAGTAGATACAGATATCGGTCTTCGAAATCTTGATGTCGTAATGGGACTCGAAAATCGGATCATTTATGATCTATGTGATGTGGCAGATGGCCGCTGCCGTCTGAATCAAGCTTTAGTTAAAGATAAGCGTTTCGAAGAATTATATATGCTGCCTGCAGCACAAACGAGAGATAAGAACTCCGTATCACCAGAACAGGTGAAGGATATTATTTTGGAGCTAAAAAAAGATTTTGAGTACGTTATTATTGACTGTCCCGCTGGGATTGAGCAGGGATTCAAGAACGCAGTTGCAGGTGCAGACCAAGCGATCGTAGTAACTACACCTGAGAACGCTGCTGTGCGTGACGCGGATCGTGTAATCGGCTTGCTGGAGAGCTCGCACATCCAATCTCCAAAGCTCGTTGTGAACCGGATTCGTAACAACATGGTGAAGTCGGGCGATATGCTCGATATTGACGGTATACTGCAGGTGCTTAACATTGATCTAATCGGCATTGTCCCTGATGATGAACTGGTTATCAAAGCCGCGAATTCTGGAGAACCTACGGTCATGAATCCAGATTCGAATGCAGCGATTGCGTACCGCAATATTGCTCGTCGTATTCTGGGGGACACAGTTCCTTTGATGCAGCTAGAGCAGAAAAAAGGCGCGTTCACACGCTTCAAAAAATTCTTTGGTATGGGTTAA
- the minC gene encoding septum site-determining protein MinC, translating to MTVKSNHVTIKGIRDGLVFLLDDQCEFEELLYELRYKLEHSHQNILTGPIVHVDIKLGSREVTENQKEAILDILKQKGNLLIRSIDSPALKPEVKGPPPIMTMCGMVRSGQVLHHDGNLLFLGDINPGGTVTCTGDIYVMGSLRGMAHAGISGDETAIIAASVFAPTQLRIADIISRPPDEWESREAGMEFAYLQDNQMQIDKMSNIVRLRRDFNVFKGV from the coding sequence ATGACGGTAAAATCGAATCACGTAACGATTAAAGGCATCCGAGACGGCTTGGTTTTCCTGTTGGACGATCAATGTGAATTCGAGGAATTGCTCTATGAGCTCCGCTATAAGCTGGAACACAGCCATCAAAATATTTTGACCGGGCCGATCGTTCATGTGGATATTAAGTTAGGCAGTCGCGAGGTCACGGAGAACCAGAAAGAAGCGATTCTGGATATATTGAAGCAAAAAGGTAATTTGCTCATTCGTTCCATTGATTCACCAGCCCTTAAACCTGAGGTTAAAGGGCCACCGCCGATTATGACGATGTGTGGTATGGTGCGTTCAGGTCAGGTGCTTCATCATGATGGAAATCTCTTGTTCCTTGGAGATATCAACCCGGGCGGCACAGTAACGTGTACCGGGGATATATATGTAATGGGTTCACTCAGAGGCATGGCTCACGCAGGCATCAGTGGGGACGAAACAGCGATTATCGCGGCATCGGTCTTTGCACCGACTCAGCTACGTATTGCGGATATTATCAGTCGTCCACCTGATGAATGGGAGAGCCGAGAGGCTGGGATGGAATTTGCTTATTTGCAGGACAATCAGATGCAGATCGACAAGATGAGCAATATCGTTCGGTTGCGCCGAGATTTTAATGTGTTTAAAGGAGTGTAG
- the mreD gene encoding rod shape-determining protein MreD, giving the protein MVTRKQVLILLLFVLFIAEGTILPLLIPEAWQMRISANLVYIVILFFAVYHHRHTALVLGILFGLLHDVVFYGEMIGPYGFSMGLSAYMIGLIFQAPRAPLPIMVTVVFLGSLLNDTVLFFLYKLFRLNHVTFDWALFEYMIPNLFIHFVFTLIIYVPLRKQLERITKRQKKSQEAS; this is encoded by the coding sequence GTGGTTACGCGGAAGCAAGTCTTGATTCTGTTGTTGTTCGTGCTGTTCATTGCGGAAGGAACGATACTTCCCCTGCTGATTCCTGAGGCATGGCAGATGCGGATTTCTGCTAATCTCGTGTATATTGTGATTCTCTTTTTCGCAGTCTATCATCATCGGCATACAGCGTTAGTGCTCGGTATACTGTTTGGATTGCTCCATGATGTGGTATTCTATGGTGAAATGATCGGACCTTACGGATTCTCCATGGGGCTGTCTGCTTATATGATCGGACTCATTTTTCAAGCTCCACGAGCACCGCTGCCCATCATGGTTACGGTTGTCTTTTTAGGGAGTTTGCTCAATGACACGGTACTATTTTTCCTATATAAGCTTTTCCGTCTGAACCATGTGACATTTGACTGGGCATTGTTTGAATATATGATTCCTAATTTATTTATTCATTTTGTTTTCACATTGATCATTTATGTTCCATTGCGCAAGCAATTGGAGCGAATTACGAAGAGACAGAAAAAGTCACAAGAAGCATCCTAA
- the mreC gene encoding rod shape-determining protein MreC produces MLELFKLLGNKRLFVLLVGLVTFIALMGFTLGPRTALSWPEKFLKDSVGFVQYVFYKPASYVAGFFKDVANMRAVYSENEELRIALGHYTRDRLKYNDMEQVNKQLQEALNFTDEQKNRYNYGSRIAQVISANSDPNSRTINIDIGENAGIQPGMAVTSQQGLVGVVSHVSSYTSTVNLLTSMDANDPNSNAIAATAVGKEKVFGMIESYDPKTGMLKMTKIAEDSNIKAGDEIISSGIINNFPKYMRIGEVKSVEKSEFGLTSTATIEPYASFLDWKELIVIIPPEVKE; encoded by the coding sequence GTGTTGGAACTGTTTAAGCTGCTGGGCAACAAAAGACTTTTTGTTTTGCTGGTGGGCCTTGTTACATTTATCGCGTTGATGGGCTTTACGCTCGGACCGCGAACCGCTCTATCCTGGCCGGAGAAATTCCTGAAGGATTCAGTCGGATTTGTACAATACGTATTTTACAAGCCCGCTTCTTATGTAGCGGGCTTTTTCAAAGATGTAGCGAACATGCGTGCGGTATATTCAGAGAATGAAGAACTGCGGATCGCACTGGGGCACTACACCCGAGATCGATTGAAGTATAATGATATGGAGCAAGTGAACAAGCAATTACAAGAAGCACTTAATTTTACAGATGAACAGAAGAACCGGTATAACTACGGGTCACGTATTGCACAAGTTATTAGTGCCAATTCTGATCCAAACAGCAGAACGATTAACATCGACATTGGTGAAAATGCAGGTATCCAGCCGGGTATGGCGGTAACTTCACAGCAGGGACTTGTTGGTGTAGTCAGTCATGTCAGCTCATACACTTCAACCGTTAATTTGTTGACTTCAATGGATGCGAATGATCCCAATTCGAATGCTATTGCGGCTACAGCCGTTGGCAAAGAGAAAGTGTTTGGTATGATCGAGAGTTATGATCCGAAGACAGGCATGCTGAAAATGACCAAGATCGCCGAAGATTCGAATATCAAAGCAGGCGACGAGATTATTTCTTCAGGCATCATCAATAACTTTCCGAAGTACATGCGCATTGGCGAGGTCAAAAGTGTTGAGAAGAGCGAGTTCGGTTTAACAAGCACGGCGACGATTGAGCCTTATGCGAGTTTTCTAGATTGGAAAGAGCTGATCGTAATCATTCCACCTGAGGTGAAGGAATAG
- a CDS encoding rod shape-determining protein, translating into MFGGFTKDLGIDLGTANTLVYVRGKGIVVREPSVVALRTDTKSIEAVGESAKKMIGRTPGNIRAIRPMKDGVIADFDTTATMIKYFIRQAQKQRSMFQRHPNVMVCVPSGITAVEQRAVEDATKQAGAREAYTIEEPFAAAIGADLPVWEPTGSMVVDIGGGTTEVAVISLGGIVTSRSVRVAGDEMDESVIQYIKRQYNLMIGERTSEQLKMDIGSAMPLEQVETMEIRGRDLVTGLPKTITITSDEISEALADTVNAIVDAVKVTLEKCPPELAADIMDRGIVLTGGGALLRNLDKLLAGETGMPVIVAENPLDCVAIGTGKALENIHLFKSRSSSAVRSKR; encoded by the coding sequence ATGTTTGGTGGTTTTACGAAAGATTTGGGGATTGATTTGGGGACAGCAAATACATTGGTTTATGTACGTGGAAAAGGAATCGTGGTGCGGGAACCTTCCGTAGTTGCTCTGCGCACAGATACTAAAAGCATTGAAGCTGTAGGTGAATCTGCTAAAAAAATGATTGGTCGTACACCGGGGAATATCCGTGCCATTCGTCCAATGAAAGACGGCGTTATTGCTGATTTCGATACAACAGCAACGATGATTAAATATTTCATTCGTCAGGCACAAAAACAACGTTCGATGTTTCAGCGTCATCCCAATGTAATGGTATGTGTACCTTCCGGGATTACAGCCGTTGAACAACGTGCTGTAGAAGATGCAACCAAACAAGCTGGAGCTCGTGAAGCATACACCATTGAAGAGCCTTTTGCTGCTGCAATTGGTGCAGATCTTCCAGTTTGGGAGCCAACAGGCAGCATGGTTGTAGATATCGGTGGCGGTACGACGGAAGTAGCCGTTATTTCTCTTGGCGGGATTGTAACAAGCCGTTCGGTACGTGTGGCAGGTGACGAGATGGATGAATCCGTTATCCAGTACATTAAACGTCAATACAACCTGATGATTGGTGAGCGTACATCCGAACAACTGAAAATGGATATCGGTTCAGCTATGCCGCTTGAGCAAGTGGAGACTATGGAAATTCGCGGCCGTGATCTTGTTACGGGGCTGCCAAAAACAATTACGATCACATCCGACGAAATCAGTGAAGCACTGGCAGATACGGTAAATGCAATCGTTGACGCAGTTAAAGTGACACTGGAGAAGTGTCCACCTGAGCTTGCTGCGGATATTATGGATCGCGGAATCGTTCTGACAGGCGGCGGCGCTTTGCTGCGTAACTTGGACAAGTTGCTTGCAGGTGAGACTGGCATGCCGGTTATTGTAGCGGAGAACCCACTTGATTGCGTAGCAATCGGGACAGGAAAAGCTCTTGAGAACATCCATTTATTCAAAAGCAGAAGCAGTTCAGCAGTTCGTTCTAAACGATAA
- the radC gene encoding DNA repair protein RadC, with protein sequence MESAQYMMRDIPQEERPRERLMEYGAGALSHAELLAILLRTGTKNESAVHLAQRIITDAGGIRSLMDQSLEELTAMKGIGKAKAVQLKASIELGHRIAKSKLTQSPSIRTPRDAADILVEQMRYLQKEHFVCLFLNSKNHIIAQETLSMGSLNASIVHPREVFRAAIKCSSASIVCAHNHPSGDPTPSPEDIQITKRLIEAGSIVGIDVLDHLIIGDGTYVSLKEKGLV encoded by the coding sequence ATGGAGTCGGCTCAGTATATGATGCGCGACATCCCCCAAGAAGAACGCCCGAGAGAACGCTTGATGGAATATGGGGCGGGCGCATTAAGCCATGCAGAGCTGCTGGCTATTTTACTTCGCACAGGTACGAAGAATGAATCAGCAGTGCATCTGGCACAGCGGATTATAACTGACGCAGGCGGAATCCGCTCGTTAATGGATCAAAGTCTCGAAGAGCTGACGGCCATGAAGGGGATCGGAAAAGCTAAGGCAGTGCAATTGAAAGCGAGCATTGAGCTTGGACATCGTATTGCCAAGAGCAAGTTAACGCAATCGCCTTCCATCCGGACACCACGAGATGCGGCAGATATTCTGGTTGAACAGATGCGTTATTTGCAAAAAGAACATTTTGTTTGCCTTTTTTTGAATAGCAAAAATCATATTATTGCCCAGGAAACACTCTCCATGGGTAGCCTTAATGCTTCGATTGTCCATCCACGTGAAGTATTTCGGGCTGCCATCAAATGTAGTAGCGCCTCTATTGTCTGTGCGCACAACCATCCTAGCGGTGATCCAACGCCAAGCCCGGAGGATATCCAAATCACCAAGAGACTGATTGAAGCCGGTAGCATTGTAGGTATAGACGTGCTAGATCACCTTATTATCGGAGATGGAACATACGTAAGTTTGAAGGAGAAGGGCTTAGTATAA
- a CDS encoding nucleoside triphosphate pyrophosphatase, protein MENVQQRPIILASTSPRRKELIASLHLAFEVIPSHADEDTPVEWTPEQTVQELAMRKALAVFRDLDGRGSDAVIVGSDTIVVLDGKILGKPVDEQDAERMLTKLQGRTHRVFTGIACIDAGNGQSVVNYRQTDVTMKELSDATIRGYVQTGEPMDKAGSYAIQGIGASLVDRIEGCYFNVVGLSLPLLSDMLDGFGIHVLPRA, encoded by the coding sequence GTGGAAAATGTACAACAGCGCCCTATAATTCTTGCCTCCACTTCGCCGCGGCGCAAAGAGCTGATCGCTTCACTTCATTTAGCTTTTGAAGTAATACCAAGTCATGCAGATGAAGATACGCCAGTAGAATGGACTCCTGAACAGACGGTTCAGGAACTCGCTATGCGCAAAGCACTCGCAGTTTTTCGGGATCTTGACGGTCGTGGATCGGATGCAGTCATTGTAGGTAGCGACACCATTGTGGTTCTGGATGGCAAGATTTTAGGGAAACCCGTAGATGAACAGGATGCTGAACGAATGCTGACCAAACTTCAGGGTCGCACACATCGCGTGTTTACAGGGATAGCGTGTATTGATGCAGGTAATGGGCAATCTGTAGTGAATTACCGACAGACAGATGTGACCATGAAGGAATTGTCTGATGCGACCATTCGTGGGTACGTTCAGACAGGTGAACCGATGGATAAGGCTGGTTCATATGCGATTCAGGGTATTGGCGCTTCACTAGTAGACCGCATTGAAGGATGTTACTTTAATGTGGTAGGCTTGTCTTTACCTTTGCTAAGTGACATGTTAGATGGATTCGGAATCCATGTACTGCCAAGAGCATAA
- a CDS encoding DUF4321 domain-containing protein, translated as MKKNFGMLILFLLLGWLAGAWIAKALQPVKAVAFLTKATTIRWSPQADLDIFSYDISLQFQMSLLSLFGIIFAVWLYRRL; from the coding sequence ATGAAAAAAAACTTCGGCATGTTAATATTGTTCCTATTGCTCGGCTGGTTAGCTGGAGCTTGGATCGCCAAGGCACTACAGCCCGTTAAGGCTGTAGCTTTTCTTACTAAAGCCACGACCATCCGTTGGTCGCCTCAGGCTGATCTAGATATTTTTAGTTATGACATTTCACTTCAATTTCAAATGAGCCTCCTAAGTCTGTTTGGCATTATTTTTGCCGTGTGGTTGTACCGCAGACTGTAG
- a CDS encoding SPOR domain-containing protein, whose amino-acid sequence MQYGVFSSPERAEQAKLELAQVGIAAGTDPEDGNRVYAGISADREEAKLLSTRLKAEGVELYVKEIAVPAINLSAWGGLEKDVENLFASSSALVDQLSTLSISQLGQTTPQAVSAEAMTVLENQHQSWLSGINSLAQGLNQEASAIVANMEKSMHNAITAVTEYNKNPADVHMWTVQANLMEYVLEQKQWIEMMKQ is encoded by the coding sequence CTGCAATATGGCGTCTTCAGTTCACCTGAACGTGCGGAACAAGCCAAGCTTGAATTGGCTCAGGTGGGGATAGCTGCAGGTACTGATCCAGAGGATGGAAATCGGGTGTATGCAGGTATCTCTGCAGATCGGGAAGAAGCCAAATTGCTAAGCACAAGATTGAAGGCTGAGGGCGTTGAATTGTATGTCAAAGAAATCGCAGTACCTGCTATTAATTTATCTGCATGGGGCGGATTAGAAAAGGATGTGGAGAATCTATTTGCGAGCAGCTCTGCGCTGGTAGATCAGTTATCTACTCTATCGATCAGTCAACTTGGACAAACCACACCTCAGGCCGTTTCTGCTGAAGCAATGACTGTATTGGAGAACCAGCATCAATCGTGGTTGAGTGGGATCAACAGCTTGGCTCAAGGGCTTAATCAAGAGGCAAGTGCGATCGTTGCTAACATGGAGAAGTCAATGCACAATGCAATTACGGCTGTAACTGAATATAATAAAAATCCGGCTGATGTGCACATGTGGACGGTTCAGGCTAACTTGATGGAATATGTTTTGGAACAGAAGCAGTGGATTGAGATGATGAAACAATAA